The following proteins are co-located in the Primulina tabacum isolate GXHZ01 chromosome 11, ASM2559414v2, whole genome shotgun sequence genome:
- the LOC142519817 gene encoding uncharacterized protein LOC142519817, which translates to MTKYGNNYGFASTSSNPTTNSQPNTDHFSAQVTSHKLKGQNYLQWSQSVLMFICGKSKDDNITGAATAPKEDDSTFKAWKANNNMVMSWLVNSTTPEIGENFLLYATAAEIWEAAKVTFSSSENTSEVFENESLLYELRQGDLSVTRYFSSLTRHWQKIDLIDTQKWTCPEDGKLYRQIVETKRVFKLLSRLNK; encoded by the coding sequence atgacAAAATATGGAAACAACTATGGCTTTGCCTCGACTTCATCTAATCCTACCACAAACTCCCAACCAAACACAGATCACTTCTCTGCCCAAGTCACGAGTCACAAACTCAAGGGGCAAAATTATTTGCAGTGGTCTCAATCTGTCTTAATGTTCATTTGTGGTAAAAGCAAGGATGATAATATCACAGGTGCAGCTACAGCTCCGAAGGAAGATGATTCTACATTCAAAGCGTGGAAAGCCAACAATAATATGGTCATGTCATGGCTTGTCAACTCCACGACTCCTGAAATTGGTGAGAATTTTCTGCTATATGCCACTGCTGCCGAGATATGGGAAGCAGCCAAGGTAACCTTCTCCAGTTCTGAAAACACTTCCGAAGTGTTTGAGAATGAGAGCCTCCTCTATGAGCTAAGGCAAGGTGATCTTTCTGTCACTCGATATTTTAGCTCACTCACGAGACATTGGCAGAAAATAGATCTCATCGACACTCAAAAGTGGACTTGTCCTGAAGATGGTAAACTCTATAGACAAATCGTTGAAACCAAGCGTGTTTTTAAGTTATTGTCTAGACTCAACAAATAA
- the LOC142518588 gene encoding protein RADIALIS-like 4, with amino-acid sequence MTSRSLSSWTPQENKLFEKALARFDKDTPDRWQNVARAVGGGKSTEDVKRHFEILIEDLHQIESGRIPIPNYRNY; translated from the coding sequence ATGACTTCAAGGTCATTGAGTTCATGGACACCCCAAGAGAACAAGCTCTTCGAGAAGGCATTGGCCCGATTCGACAAGGACACCCCCGACCGGTGGCAGAATGTGGCTCGGGCAGTTGGTGGCGGGAAATCGACGGAGGATGTGAAGAGACATTTCGAGATTCTGATCGAGGATCTCCACCAGATCGAATCCGGCCGTATTCCAATTCCTAATTACAGAAACTACTAG